A window of the Fusarium fujikuroi IMI 58289 draft genome, chromosome FFUJ_chr09 genome harbors these coding sequences:
- a CDS encoding related to choline monooxygenase — protein MSRWFSFGTAKEAEPQTTRALPASWYRSSAMYELERRAIFSKKWIVVSHKARFTEVGDYLRITQAGFTFFLIKDRQGEIRAHHNVCRHRAFPLVEQDTGRANILSCKYHGWSYGLDGKLAKAPKYQEVPTFDKSTYNLFPIHVHVDKLGFIWINMDASPTPTVAWNDDFAGVDTQPRLQPFDMEAYHFDHQWEMIGDYNWKTLADNYNECYHCPTGHPALNALTDLSKYWVETAGGHIQHFNVDKPDKDGMGIYSTFYYPNASITISPTFFYIMRCIPISASQTKMEYEVYRANSASDKDFNEISDCFKQILKEDKDLCNAAQKNLNAGIFINGELHPRVEKGPLFFQETTRKLVMDHHKQEEAEGHEIWPATPKSGQSGNGQGDIDFCNRLEACAGSDSLKW, from the exons ATGAGTCGTTGGTTTAGTTTTGGTACAGCGAAAGAGGCCGAACCTCAGACCACCCGGGCCTTGCCTGCATCATGGTATCGCTCGTCAGCGATGTATGAGCTAGAACGACGAGCTATCTTTTCCAAGAAATGGATAGTAGTATCACACAAGGCAAGATTTACTGAAGTGGGTGACTATCTCCGTATAACCCAGGCTGGTTTTACCTTTTTCTTGATCAAAGACCGCCAAGGCGAGATCAGAGCCCATCACAATGTCTGTCGACATCGAGCATTTCCGCTGGTAGAGCAAGATACAGGAAGAGCCAACATTCTGTCTTGCAAGTATCACG GTTGGTCCTATGGACTCGATGGCAAATTGGCCAAGGCTCCTAAATACCAAGAGGTTCCGACATTCGATAAGTCAACCTACAACCTCTTCCCGATCCATGTCCATGTAGACAAACTCGGTTTTATCTGGATCAACATGGATGCCAGCCCTACACCTACTGTCGCTTGGAACGACGACTTTGCCGGTGTTGACACCCAACCACGTCTTCAGCCCTTCGACATGGAAGCTTATCACTTTGACCATCAGTGGGAAATGATTGGCGACTACAACTGGAAGACGTTAGCAGATAATTACAACGAG TGCTACCATTGTCCAACTGGACATCCCGCACTCAATGCCCTCACTGACCTGTCGAAATACTGGGTTGAGACAGCTGGTGGCCATATACAGCACTTCAACGTTGATAAGCCCGATAAAGATGGTATGGGCATTTACAGTACTTTCTACTATCCTAATGCCTCTATTACGATCTC GCCCACCTTCTTCTACATCATGCGCTGCATCCCCATTTCCGCATCGCAGACAAAGATGGAGTACGAAGTCTACAGAGCCAACAGTGCTTCCGACAAAGACTTCAACGAGATCAGCGACTGCTTTAAGCAGATACTCAAGGAAGACAAAGACCTCTGCAATGCCGCGCAGAAGAACCTGAACGCTGGTATATTTATCAACGGGGAGCTTCATCCACGAGTAGAAAAG GGCCCTCTGTTCTTCCAAGAGACTACACGAAAGCTAGTCATGGACCATCATAAGCAGGAAGAGGCCGAGGGACATGAGATCTGGCCAGCGACACCAAAGAGTGGACAGTCAGGGAATGGACAGGGCGATATTGACTTCTGTAACAGGCTAGAGGCATGTGCTGGGTCTGACAGTCTCAAGTGGTGA
- a CDS encoding related to synaptic vesicle transporter SV2 (major facilitator superfamily): protein MATHQDNADAASIGEKQDGKMFETSLDHFPSHANGTVATIDGIDPTTLHDDEVITQAIQAIGFGKFQWQLTFSCGFGFLVDQMVLVSISLVTPQAAMEFGPRYATLLSASSYAGLLIGALFLGTLADNFGRRLVWQASIFGCSIMTAIAASSPNWAALNVFIALIGLFAGGNLAIDLTLLAEAIPQEWSFILSSLAGIWGFGNAVTGLIAWPLLVNFGCPSGSTPDTCSRSDNMGWRYLYITLGGLCLVMSLIRAFVLRSLESPRWLVSCGKMEEAAEVINHISRMNKSDYHVTGDSFLQPEQAKADGEVRSWRANIVRASRLFSGAKQIRLMIGLIMIWALIGIAYPLYTIFLPYYLAAHGANFGETSNYITYRDWTVSSIVGIFGPVLSTILVSSRFFKSKRSMLLTGIICAAFSGAFTSARTAAENLAFSCMINFSLNALYAIVYSYTPQVLQVQNRGMGMGLLMAVGRTASLSAPFIATFADVTTSAPIWVACACFLAIGLIAMGLPADTRHYVSKKVQQSSV from the exons ATGGCGACTCATCAGGACAACGCGGATGCAGCATCCATTGGTGAGAAGCAAGACGGCAAGATGTTCGAGACCTCCCTCGACCACTTCCCAAGCCATGCCAACGGGACTGTTGCAACTATCGACGGTATCGATCCTACAACTCTTCATGACGACGAAGTGATCACCCAGGCTATTCAAGCCATTGGCTTCGGCAAGTTCCAATGGCAGCTAACCTTCTCCTGTGGTTTCGGCTTCCTAGTCGACCAG ATGGTTCTTGTCTCGATCAGCCTCGTTACACCTCAAGCAGCCATGGAATTTGGCCCTCGATATGCAACTCTTCTATCTGCGTCTTCATACGCTGGCTTACTCATTGGCGCTTTGTTTCTTGGTACACTAGCCGATAACTTTGGCCGGCGATTAGTCTGGCAGGCTTCTATCTTTGGGTGCTCTATCATGACGGCCattgctgcttcttctccgaaTTGGGCTGCTCTGAATGTGTTCATTGCTTTGATTGGTCTATTTGCTGGTGGAAACC TGGCCATCGACTTGACACTTCTGGCGGAAGCAATCCCCCAAGAATGGTCCTTCATCCTTTCAAGTCTCGCAGGAATCTGGGGCTTCGGAAATGCTGTCACGGGCCTGATTG CCTGGCCTCTTCTCGTCAACTTTGGGTGTCCCAGCGGCTCAACCCCCGATACCTGCAGTCGCAGCGATAACATGGGCTGGCGATACCTTTACATCACTCTTGGTGGACTATGCCTCGTTATGTCGCTTATCCGCGCTTTCGTCCTACGATCCCTCGAGTCTCCAAGGTGGCTCGTCTCTTGTGgaaagatggaagaggctgCGGAAGTTATCAATCATATCAGCAGGATGAACAAGTCTGATTATCATGTCACTGGTGACAGCTTCCTGCAGCCTGAGCAGGCGAAGGCTGATGGTGAGGTTCGGTCATGGCGTGCGAATATTGTTCGGGCGTCAAGGCTATTCTCTGGAGCTAAGCAGATACGGTTGATGATTGGTCTCATCATGATCTGGGCACTTATCGGCATCGC GTACCCTCTCtacaccatcttcctcccctACTACCTCGCAGCCCACGGCGCCAACTTCGGCGAAACCAGCAACTACATCACCTACCGCGACTGGACCGTCTCCTCCATCGTCGGCATCTTCGGCCCCGTCCTCAGTACCATCCTCGTATCATCccgcttcttcaagtccAAGCGCTCAATGCTCCTCACCGGTATAATCTGCGCCGCATTCTCCGGAGCCTTCACCTCAGCTCGAACGGCAGCGGAAAACCTCGCATTCTCTTGCATGATCAACTTTTCGCTCAACGCTCTGTATGCTATTGTTTACTCGTACACGCCGCAGGTCCTTCAGGTGCAGAATCGTGGGATGGGAATGGGGTTGCTAATGGCGGTGGGGAGGACGGCGTCACTTAGTGCGCCGTTCATTGCGACTTTTGCTGATGTTACGACCTCGGCGCCGATTTGGGTTGCGTGtgcttgcttcttggccattggTCTTATTGCGATGGGTCTTCCAGCTGATACGAGACACTATGTGTCGAAGAAGGTTCAGCAGTCCAGTGTCTGA
- a CDS encoding monooxygenase-like protein, whose protein sequence is MSTEQQQKPKHIRCTIIGAGVSAYKLKSHLNDYVTFQIFEKSPDLGGTWFENKYPGCACDVPSHCYQYSFAPNPSWSKFYASSDEIQGYLKGVAKHYDLERYITFNTKVVSARWSESDSTWTVELEDGSLVTSEILFNAGGILNHPQIPNIEGLSDFTGPLLHTASWDHSIDLRGKRVGVIGAGASSIQLVPSIQPLVQDMKVFIRTPSWIAPPVALPDPKATNYTYTTEEKAIFEAKKGIYLDTRKELEDQFNGMFRLFLKSSPEQKRTRAMFESRMKQLIPDQILQKKLIPPFEAGCRRINPGEGFLTALQKPNVEPVFDSIERVTCGGIVAGGKEYPADVLVAATGFNTTFRPRFPIIGRNGTNLQDVWQEHPESYLGLGVAGFPNYLIFLGPNTPISNGSLMGSVEATADYFIRLLHKMIRQRVKSFEVRADAQNDFNTHTQKVMQDMVWTGTCRSWYKQGTNGKVTGLWPGSSLHYIQVLSEDRWEDYEWTHESERYSYWGHGLSWIEEPGLDPLGASKQDMIEAMTTLPKKDSDLSFYLWESSPLPESCFPNGRSEEIAKNGSDLAWKNVLQTTTSADVDKHTPVACITVPV, encoded by the exons ATGTCCACCGAACAACAGCAAAAGCCAAAGCATATCCGATGCACTATTATCGGAGCAGG GGTATCTG CATATAAGCTGAAAAGCCATCTCAATGACTACGTGACCTTTCAGATTTTCGAAAAGTCGCCAGACCTTGGTGGCACATGGTTTGAGAACAAGTATCCAGGCTGCGCCTGTGACGTCCCGAGTCATTGCTATCAATATTCCTTTGCTCCAAACCCTTCATGGTCGAAATT CTACGCATCATCTGATGAGATTCAAGGCTACTTGAAAGGAGTCGCTAAGCACTATGATCTCGAACGATACATaaccttcaacaccaaggtTGTCTCAGCACGCTGGTCTGAAAGTGATAGTACCTGGACAGTAGAGTTAGAAGATGGTTCCCTTGTGACATCAGAAATTCTATTCAATGCTGGGGGTATACTCAATCACCCTCAAATTCCCAACATTGAGGGACTTTCCGACTTTACAGGCCCGCTACTGCATACTGCATCATGGGACCATTCGATTGACCTCCGAGGTAAACGTGTCGGCGTCATTGGTGCGGGAGCTAGTTCGATCCAATTAGTTCCTTCGATACAGCCTCTGGTCCAAGACATGAAGGTATTTATTCGCACACCTTCCTGGATTGCGCCGCCAGTAGCTCTGCCTGACCCTAAGGCGACGAACTACACTTATACCACAGAAGAGAAGGCAATCTTCGAGGCAAAGAAGGGTATATATCTCGATACTAGAAAGGAACTGGAGGATCAATTCAACGGGATGTTCCGCCTCTTTCTCAAGTCGAGTCCGGAACAGAAGAGAACACGCGCCATGTTTGAGTCACGGATGAAGCAGCTGATCCCTGACCAAAtcctccagaagaagctgatacCTCCATTCGAGGCAGGTTGTCGAAGGATCAACCCGGGAGAAGGTTTTCTTACAGCCCTGCAGAAGCCGAATGTTGAGCCAGTATTCGACTCGATCGAAAGAGTGACCTGTGGTGGCATCGTGGCCGGTGGCAAGGAATATCCAGCAGATGTCTTGGTGGCAGCTACAGGCTTCAACACAACCTTCCGACCTCGTTTTCCTATAATCGGTCGCAATGGTACCAACCTTCAGGATGTATGGCAAGAACACCCTGAATCTTATCTGGGCCTCGGTGTTGCAGGCTTTCCTAATtacctcatcttcttgggaCCGAACACTCCGATCTCAAATGGGAGCTTGATGG GTTCTGTGGAAGCGACCGCTGACTACTTCATTCGTCTCCTTCACAAGATGATTCGACAGCGTGTCAAGTCCTTCGAAGTGCGAGCTGATGCACAGAATGACTTCAATACACACACGCAGAAGGTCATGCAGGATATGGTGTGGACTGGAACTTGTCGCAGTTGGT ACAAACAGGGCACAAACGGAAAGGTAACTGGACTCTGGCCAGGCAGCTCACTGCATTACATCCAGGTCCTCTCCGAAGATCGCTGGGAAGATTACGAATGGACCCATGAATCAGAGAGGTACAGCTACTGGGGTCATGGCCTGTCATGGATAGAGGAGCCTGGTCTTGATCCGCTGGGGGCATCTAAGCAGGACATGATTGAGGCGATGACAACACTGCCAAAGAAGGACTCTGACTTGAGCTTCTATCTGTGGGAGAGCAGTCCTCTGCCTGAGTCCTGCTTTCCAAATGGGCGATCAGAGGAGATAGCCAAGAATGGCAGCGACTTGGCATGGAAGAATGTCTTGCAAACGACTACGTCTGCAGATGTCGACAAACATACCCCCGTAGCTTGCATTACAGTGCCAGTttag
- a CDS encoding related to epoxide hydrolase, translating into MRPFLSIPFLTSPLFLVTASPVSRDGKDSSFNLKPFTVDLSDGVPHMIDLAERTRLPTEGDYFDPNAGISLETLQSLRKELIENFDWNAEQQELNKLHHFTAEIENQTIHFIHQQSDNPEAIPLVLNHGWPGSFLEFIPLIEKLRDDFHIIIPSLPGFAFSSAPPPTWTVDDTARLFNTLMTKVLGYPKYAAYGTDWGSGVAYSLYANFNTSVRLVHLSFLPFVPLYRTQLAAEGIKLSPLEEFEAQVAEEWATTGNAYYMEQATKPNTIGLALYDNPVGQLSWIAEKLIVWSDPRTGTPPSVLDHNEMLKTVALYYLTKSFASSVYIYYSNPNGFMTNYTKAETDAPLLFSAFKYNPGFWPPELVGRVGNLVSYKNHEFGGHFSGLDNPVALAEDLKDIKKYWGR; encoded by the exons ATGAGACCCTTTCTAAGCATTCCTTTCCTCACTTCTCCATTATTCCTAGTCACCGCATCCCCTGTATCTCGCGACGGAAAAGACAGCAGCTTCAACCTGAAGCCCTTTACCGTTGACCTGTCCGATGGAGTCCCTCACATGATTGACTTAGCTGAGAGAACTAGGCTGCCTACTGAAGGCGACTATTTTGACCCAAATGCCGGTATTAGCTTAGAGACATTGCAATCCCTGAGAAAGGAATTGATCGAGAATTTCGACTGGAACGCTGAGCAGCAAGAGCTCAACAA GTTGCACCATTTCACCGCTGAAATCGAAAACCAAACCATCCACTTCATCCACCAACAATCCGATAATCCCGAAGCTATCCCTCTGGTTCTTAATCACGGATGGCCAGGGTCGTTTCTAGAATTCATTCCGTTGATCGAGAAGCTCAGGGATGACTTCCATATCATCATACCATCCCTCCCAGGCTTTGCATTCTCATCAGCACCTCCCCCAACCTGGACAGTCGACGACACAGCCAGGCTTTTCAACACGCTCATGACCAAAGTCTTGGGATATCCCAAGTACGCCGCCTACGGCACAGATTGGGGATCAGGTGTTGCATACAGTCTTTATGCCAATTTCAATACCTCTGTGCGATTGGTTCATCTCTCATTCCTACCGTTCGTCCCATTGTATAGAACCCAGCTCGCGGCGGAGGGTATCAAATTATCACCTCTTGAGGAATTTGAGGCTCAAGTCGCTGAGGAGTGGGCTACAACTGGAAATGCTTATTACATGGAGCAAGCAACAAAG CCAAACACCATCGGCCTCGCCCTCTACGATAATCCAGTTGGGCAGTTATCCTGGATTGCAGAGAAGCTCATTGTTT GGTCTGATCCAAGAACTGGAACCCCTCCGTCCGTTCTGGACCATAACGAAATGCTAAAGACCGTTGCACTCTACTATTTGACTAAGAGCTTTGCATCATCCGTATATATCTACTATTCTAACCCCAATGGGTTTATGACAAACTATACCAAGGCCGAGACTGATGCGCCATTGCTCTTCAGCGCGTTTAAGTATAATCCCGGGTTTTGGCCACCAGAGCTAGTTGGCCGGGTGGGAAATCTGGTTTCCTACAAAA ATCACGAGTTTGGTGGACACTTCTCGGGCCTGGATAACCCTGTTGCGTTGGCTGAAGACTTGAAGGATATCAAGAAATATtggggaagatga